Part of the Lichenicola cladoniae genome is shown below.
TTCCCTGGATGTGCGTGCGATGCCACAGCGCATAGAACAACAGGGTCCAGGCCGCATGCTGTTCGCGACGACCGGCCGCGTTGCGGAACAGCGCCAGCACCCGATCCGGCGCCGCGATCTCTGCGACACCGCCCTGGGCCGCGACCAGCGGCGCCAGCCGGTCGCCTTGCGCCGCGATCCAGGCGCCGACCGGCACGGTAAAGCCCTGCTTGGGCGCGAACGGGCGCGCCTCCGGCATCTGCGTCTCTAGCCAGCGGCGCAGCAGCCACTTGCCCATGCCCCGGCGGACCTTGAGCCCGTCCGGCAGCCTGAACGATGCCGCCGCGACGGCCGGGTCCAGCAGTGGCGTGCGTCCCTCCACACCATGCGCCATCAGGCACCGGTCCAGCTTCAGCAGCAGGTCGTGCGGCAGCCACTCCGCGATATCCGACGCCTGCGCCGATGCCAGCCGCGAGCACCCGCTGCCCGCGGAGAGCTCGGTCGCCGCGATGCCACTGCGCCAGTCCCGGTTGCGCCCGCCGGCGACATCCGCGCGCAGCACGTTCAGCCCGTCGAACGTGCCGCGCCGGCGCATCGCCCGGCCGCCACGCCACCAGGGCCGCATCGCGCTGCGGTAGCGACCGTAGCCGGCAAACAGCTCGTCGCCGCCCTCGCCGCTCAGGATCACCTTCACGTCGCGACGGGCCCGCCGCGCCAGCAGCCAGGTCGGGATGATGGCGTAGTCGGCCACCGGATCGTCCATGCTGGCGACGATTTCCGGCAGATGCCGCCAGACCATCGCCTCGTCGATCCGCATCACCTCGTGCCTGGCCCCGGCCGCCCGTGCCAGCCGTGCCGCCTGCTCGCTCTCGTCCGCGGCCTCCGGGACGTCGAACGAAGCGGTGAAGGCCTGCACCCGTTCGTTGCCGAGCCGCGCCATCATCCGCAGCACGGCCGCGCTGTCGATCCCGCCCGACAGGAACATGCCCGTCGGCACGTCCGCGCGCTGGTGCAGCGACACGCTCTCCTCGAGCGCACGATCGAGGCGGGCCAGCGCCTCGGTTTCGCCGATTTCCTCGGTCGGGCCTTCCGGCAACGCCTGGATACGGCTGCGGTCGATCACCCGGCCATTCGCCACCCGGATCGTCTCGCCCGGCAACACGCGCCTGATTCCGGGAAAGATGGTTTCCCGTCCGGTTGTGAACTGGAGCTGAAGCAGCTCGTTCCGCGCCTCGGTCCGCACCTCGCGCTTCGCGATCCCGGCCGCCAGCAACGCCTGCGGCTCGGAGGCGAACGCCACGCCGGTCTCCAGCTCGGCGACATAGAGCGGCTTGATCCCGAACGGGTCGCGCGACAGCGTCAGGTTATGGGTGCCGCGCTCGTGGATCGCGATCGCATACATGCCGCGCAGGCTCTCGACATATCGCCCGCCGTCGCGCAGCCACAAATGCAGCGGAGGCTCGCAGTCGCTGCCGCCGGCGAACCGCACGTCGGACAATGCCTTGCGCAGTTCTAGATCGTTGTAGATCTCACCATTGGCGACCAGGGCGGCGGGACCTGCGAAAATGGGCTGGTCGCCGCCGTTGAGATCGATGATCGCCAGCCTGGTATGTACCAGCGCCACGCGCCCGACCATGGTGTGGCCGGTGCCATCCGGGCCGCGATGCGCCAGGGCCCGGACCAGGGACGTCAGGCAGGCGCTGTCGAACACCGGCTGCCCTGCGACCGTGACGCCGGGAGCACCCGTGTGGGCCAGCGCAAAACCGGCGATGCCGCACATCAACTCTTCTCCACGGTCGTCAGGAATTGCCGCCACCGGTCGAGCACCGGCCCGGCCGCGAACTCGGCCTGGTACCGCGCACGGCCCGCTTCCGCCAGACGGGCCGCGAGCCCGCGATCCTCCAGCACGTGGGCCAGCGCCTCGCCGAGCGCCGCCGCATCCTCGAGCGGCACCAGCACGCCGTCCTGTCCGTTCCCGATCAGCTCGACCGGACCTTGCGAGGCCGCCGCCACCACCGGACGGCCCGCCGAGAACCCCTCGATCACCACGTTGCCCAGCGGCTCGTGCCGGGACGGGCAGACCAGCACGTCGCAGGCGGCCAGCAGCGATCCGGTATCGTCGGCCCAGCCCGGCATGTGCAGCCGGTCGGTCACCCCTTCCGCACGCGCCAGCGCCGCCAGCGCGGCCCGCTCCGGACCCTCGCCGGCGATCAGCACGTGGGCATGGGGAATGTGCCGCATCGCCCGGACCAGCACGTCGAACGCCTTGTTGCGATGCAGCCGCCCGAGCGCCAGCACCAGCTTCGCATCGGCCGGGATCGAGGCTGGCCGCGCTGGGGCGAAGCCCGCGAACTCGGCGGCGAAGTTCGGCAGATGGTGCACGCGCTCCGGCGCCCAGCCCTGCTCGCGGATCCACGCGACGATGCCCAGCGTGTTGCCGATCAGATGATCGCACCGCGCATAGTTCGAGAGGTCGTAGAACCCGCCGAGCCTGCCTGCCAGCACCCAGTCACCCTTCGGCGTCATCCGGGCCGCGCGGTTCATCCAGGCGACCGCCACCCTTGGCTGGAAGCTGCGAAGCGCGTGCCCGATCCGCGGCCGGGTCAGCAGATCGAGGCGCCCGCCGAAGCCGAGCTCGACCGGCGCCAACCCGCCGGCCCGAAGATGTCCGGCGCGCTTGGCGTTGCGGCGGATCACCGGCAGCACCTCCATCGTCGACCCCAGCGCCACCGTCAGACGCTCGTAGAAGAGCTCGGCGCCGCCCGCCTCGGCACCGGCCATGATATGGGCGACCCGGGTCATGCCAGGCCCAGCAACGCGCGGGCGGCAACCACGGCATCCTCGACGGCCAGGCCGGCAATCGGCGCGTCGCCCTCCGGTCCGGGTGCCGCCACGAACGCGGCCTGGCGCCCGACCGGCGCATATTCGGAGGCCTTGCTCGGCCCAAACAGGCCGAGCGTCGGGATGCCGGTCGCCGCCGACAGATGCATCAACCCGGAATCGTTGCCGACATAGAGCTGGCAGCGCTTCAGGCAGGCGGCGACTTCCGCCAGCGACAGCCGGCCGCGCAAATCCACCGCCTCGTCGAGACGATCCAGCAGCCCCTGCGCCATCGCATGTTCCGCAGGCCCCGGCCCGGCCAGCACAACCGGCAGGGCGTCGGGCAGCGCCTGCCTGATGGCGGCGAACAGCTCGGCGAACCGCTCCGCCGGCCACACCTTGCCGGCCCAGTTCGCGGTCGGCCCGAGCGCGATCAGCGTCCGCCCCGACGGCAGCAGGCTGGCGGCCTTCGCATCGTCCGCGGCACTGGTCCAGACCACCGGCACCGGTGCGGGGGTCAGGCCGAGCGCGCCGCCGAGATGCCTGATCCGGTGCCCGGCGCGACGGCCGCCGCGCATGATCGTCCGGCCCCTGGTGCGGAGCAGCAGCGTGACCGCCGATCCCCGGAGATCGACTGCCAGGTCCCATCGCGTGCCGATGCAGGCGCGCCACAGCGAAAGCCAGTGCAGGTCGTAGCGCCGCTTCTCGACGATGATGGTCCGGGTCCGGCCCGGCATCCGCTCGAACAAGCCGGCCGCGACCGGACCGCAGGCGATGGTGACCTGCGGATCGGGCATCGACCGGATCAGATGGTCGAGCAGCCCGGTCGACAGCACCGCATCGCCCAGCCTCGTCGCGGTGATGAACAGGATACGGGTCAGGCGCTCGCTCACGGACAGCAGGGTTGAGGGGCAGGATTGGCCGACCTGTTAGAACCTTTCCCCGGTTGCCGGAAGCCGAGCGCTCCCCCAAGTTCCGGTCATGCTCAAGCTTGCCCACCTGCCCGCCCGTGCCGTCCTGTCGGTCTCCGGCGAGGACCGCGTTCCGTTCCTGCAAGGACTGGTCTCCAACGACGTGGCGCTAGCCGCTCCCGGCCGCGCGGTATGGGCGGCCCTACTGACGCCGCAGGGAAAATACCTCGCCGATTTCTTCATCTTCGCCGACACCGACCGGCTGCTGCTGGATTGCGAGCGCGACCAGGCGCCGATGCTGGCGACCAGGCTGTCGCGGTTCCGCCTGCGCTCCAAGGTGGTGGTGGCCGGAACCGGCCTCGCCGTCAGCGTTGCCTGGGACGGCATCCCCGACTTGCCGGCAAACGCCATCGGCGCACCCGATCCGCGCCTTGCCGCCGCCGGTTTCCGCATCCTGTCCAAAATGCCGATGCAGTCGGAAGCAAACGAGGCTGACTACGACCGCCACCGCCTTCTGCTCGGCCTGCCCGACGGCACACGCGATTGCGAACCGGAAAAGACCGTGCTGCTTGAGGCCGGCTTCGACGAGCTCGACGGCATCTCCTGGACCAAGGGCTGCTACATGGGCCAGGAACTGACCGCCCGCACCCGCTATCGCGGCCTACTCAAGCGCCGACTGGTCCCGGTCACGTCGCACGCCGCGCTGCCACCGCCCGGCACGCCCCTGCTGCACGAGGGACGCGACATCGGCACCATGCGATCCTCGTCCGAGGGGCTGGGCCTGGCGGTGCTGCGGCTCGAGCACCTGCACGGCACGGTAGAGTTCGGCGGCTGGACGATGCAGGCCCGCGTCCCGGACTGGATGCGCCTGCCCGAGCCATCGGCGACGCCAGCATGAACCAGGCCGTACTGGCGCAGACCATCGACCGGGTTGCCTTCGACAGCGCCGGCCTGATCGCCGCGATCGCCCAGCAGCATGATACGGGCGAGGTGCTGATGCTCGCCTGGATGAACCGCGACGCCCTGGCCGAGACCCTGGAAACCGGCCGGGTCTGCTATTTCAGCCGCAGCCGGAATAAGCTGTGGCGCAAGGGCGAGAGTTCGGGACAGACCCAACGCCTGATCGAGCTGCGCCTGGATTGCGACCAGGACGCCGTGCTGCTGATGGTCGACCAGACCGGGGTCGCCTGCCACACCGGCCGGCGGAGCTGCTTCTACAACGCGGTGCGGGACGGCGCGCTGGTCAGCATCTCCGAGCCGGACGTCAGTCCCGACCAGCTCTATCCGAGCTGAACATCGTGGCTCCCACGATCTGGATCATGGCCGGCGAGGCCAGCGGCGACGTGCTCGGCGGGCGCCTGATCGCCGCCTTGCGCCGGCAGCGGCCGGACCTGCTGTTCCGCGGCATCGGCGGCGTGCGCATGACCGAGCAGGGGCTGGAGAGCCTGTTCCCGATGCGCGAGCTCGCCGTCATGGGCCTGGTCGAGATCCTGCCCCGTGTGCGCAGCCTGGCCAGGCGCCTGGACATGGCCGTTGCCGACATCACCCGGACCCGGCCGGATCTGGTGGTGACCATCGACAGCCCCGGCTTTGCGCTACGGCTGCTGAAGCGGATCAGCGGCCTCGGGATTCCGCGCGTGCATTACGTCGCACCGCAGGTCTGGGCATGGCGCGAGCATCGTGTGCGGGAATATCCGGGCCTGTGGGAACGGCTGCTGTGCCTGCTGCCGTTCGAGCCCGCATTCTTTCGCCGGCACGGTCTGGAAGCCCGCTTCGTCGGCCACCCGGTGCTGCAGTCCGGTGCCGACACCGGCAATGCCGTCCGGTTCCGGGCCGCCCACGGCCTGGACCCGGCTGCACCGGTACTGGTGCTGATGCCGGGCAGCCGGCGCAGCGAGGTTCCCCGCCTGTTGCCGGTGTTCGGCCGGACATTGTCCCTGCTGGCCGCACGGATACCCGGGCTGGTGCCGGTGGTGGTCGCCTCCCCGGTCGTGGCGGAGACCGTGCTGCGCGCGACCCGGGACTGGCCGGTCCAGCCGATCATCGTCACCGAACTGCACGACAAGCACGACGCGTTCGCCGCCGCCGGTGCCGCGCTGACCAAGTCCGGTACGTCGACCCTGGAACTTGCCCTGGCCGGGGTGCCGATGGCGGTCACCTACCGGGTCAACCCGATGACTGCCGCAATCGCCCGCCGCCTAATCCAGGTGCCGCACGTCGCCATGGTCAATCTCCTTGCGGGCCGGCAACTAGTGCCCGAATTGCTGCAGCAGGATTGCCGTCCGGACCGCCTGGCGGAAACGGTCGAAACGTTGCTGACCGATACCGAGGCTGCGGGGGCACAACGCGAAGGATTTCGCACCGTGCTGACCAGCCTCTCGATCGGAGAGGAAGCGCCTGCGGATGCCGCTGCTCGCGAGATTTTGGAACTGCTGTACCAGATCGGCGGGAACGCGCCAGGTGAGTAGGCCTGACACCCGATACGCATGCGGTATGCTAGTCTGGGTTTAAAAGCGGCATCTCGACTGCCGCGGGATCAAGCAAGGCGTTTACTCATGTGCACGGCAATGCCGATGTTCGGCACGGTCTCCTCATGGTCGAATTGGTAACCAAGCCGCTCGTAAAGCCGTATAGTCTTGGTGAACCGGCTGTTGGTGTAGAGCCGCATTTCCGCAAGACCTATTGACCGCGCAATCTCTTCGGCATGCCCCAGAAGAGCACGGCCATACCCCCGGCCTTGGAAGATAGGCAACACCGCAACGTTCACGACGAGCAGGTGGTCACTTTCGGGGCACATCTCTATCAAGGCGGAAAGATCGCCGTCTCTATGCAACAGGTCGATCATGTGGTCTCGCACCGCAACGTCGTAGTCAGCTGTCATCGGCCTCGGCTCGCCACCGATGACGCTAACCCACGCGGCGTAGGCAGAACGTGTCAGTTCACGAACGGCCGCGGCGTCGCAGCGGGTTGCTCGCCGGGGCGTCAAGCCTTCACGCATGTGCGTCATACTCGTCAAAACCCGTTGCAAGTATGCTCCAATCCGATCTCTCGCATAAGTCGGCTCCATGTCGATTACAGGTAGGCATGCCGTCGCAACGGGTGGGAGCCGGACTCACCGCCCAATCATCTGCATCAGCTTCCTGCGCCATCACCACGTTCTCAATCGGCGAGAAAGAATTGGCCCGATCCGGTCCACGGAAGGTGTTCCATCCTGCCGCGCTGCAAGACCGCACGGCGACGACCCCAAAAGTGGGAGCGGACATCGCTCACTCTTACTGAGTGAAGTGCATTTACCCGTTTTGGCTATTCAAAATCTCTCAAGTATTCTCTGAGTAGTCGACCGTCCGGGACCAAAGATTCCAACCATTCAAGTCCAAAAGCACCAGTCAGGTCAGGTCGCCATCCTGCTGCATGATGTCCTGCCAGGTGCACGGCGAGGTTTGCCAACTGACCTTCCGCTCAGCGGCTTCGATCTGAACTGCCGGCGTCGCTTCCTCCATGAGGCTTACCCGCAACCGTGCGGCGCCATCCACCTTGTTGGTCTCGGCGATCTCGGCCCACATGAGTGCGACCGCTGGATCCTCCGGCGCCCCGAACACCCGATCTGCGGCTTGTTTCATGACATTGTAGCGGAACGGGCGTCCCGCATAGATGCGGGCAAGCTCCATCTGCGCCGGCCCGTAATTCTGCAAGGCGGCCCGGCACAGCCATTCGGTCGCTTTCTCGTTGCTGTAGATGGCATGGCGGCGATTGTCTGCGCGCTTCGTGACGGTACAGCACCAGGAATCCCCTAGATTGAACTCGGCCTGCGGATCGCCTGCCTCGGCCGCTGCCTGGTAGATACGGCGTTCGCCCATATCCTTGACTGCGACGGCACCTTGCACGACGCCTGCGGCGCAACCGTTGAGAAGAAGGAGAAGCGCCTGGCTCGCCATGGCGAAAGGCCAAACGGTTTTGTAACAGCGCTTCATTTGCATGACCTTTCGACTGATGGGAGAAACGATAATCGCGCGTTGATTGCTTCCTCGCGGAAGGCCGTCGGGCTGCTGCTGTCGAAATACATCGCCCATGATCCCGCCGCATCGTCAGCTAACAGTCGGCTTCAACCGTTTGCTACCTTGCGAACTTTCCCGAAATAGGTGGCCAAAAAAGTGCCGCTCGCCAGGAAGCCAACCGCCAAGGCGGCAATCTGAAGATTGGGTCCGATGACGATCAGCCGTCGCCAGACGATGAACAGTCCGACAAGCAGGTTCGACGCCCCCCATATGAAGTTCAACAACGGCGACGACTCACCGACGCCGCGAGGCTTGGCGAACGGTGTCGGAAACCATGCACCCTGGACGCCGCTGACCAGATGCGGAACGCAGTTGCACAGGAGCGCGCCTGCCAGCAGCAGCATGAGGTAAGTCATCAACATCGCCTTTCTACCGGAACCAGTCGATCAACCGTCGCATCCTCGAACCGCCGTCCGATCTCTTACCATCTTGACGCGCGCCGGCTGCGTGATATGCGAGAACGGTCTCGCAAACCATTTCTGGAGAGAATCCTCGCATATGTCAATGACAGGCAATCCCTACGCACCCAAGCAACAGCGCGGCCATCAGCGTGTAGCGGCAATCATGGAGGCCGGAGCTTCGTTGTTCAGGGAGCAAGGTTATGACGCCGTCACGATGACGGAAATCGCCGCGCGATCGGGTACGGCCTTTGGCTCCTTGTACCGGTTCTTTCCCTCGAAGGAGGCGCTGGCTGACGCGCTACTGCTGCGCTACGCGCAACACGCCCTGGATCGATTGGCGGCACTTGGCGCACGATCGGCAGCGATGTCTCTCGATGAACTGACCGACGCCTTCATCGACTTCATGCTGGAACTGCAAACCGAACGCAGCTTCGCGATCGCCGTGATCGACGCGCGCGGCGGTCATGGCGACAAACGTTCCGAATTCCGCGAGGCCTTGCGTGAGGGGATCGCTACCATCGTGCGAAAAGCGTTTCCGCGATTGACGAAAGTGAAGTCAGCGGCGATGGCTATCGTCATCATGCATATCCTGAAGGGCATTGCCGGCACTGCATTGGAAAGAGAGAGCGTTCGGCGCGCTTTAACGACCGAGTACCGACTGGTGCTCAGATCCTATCTTGCTTCAGCGACCCGCGGCGCGACACCAGACTAGTACCCCCTGTCATTGACGGTCACGTTGAGCGCGGAGCAGCGCGAGCAGTTGGACGCGTTGATCAGAACGGCAGGCACTCGGCTCGCAATCTGCTACGGGCACGCATCCTGCTGAATGCCGATGCTTCCGAAGCTGGTGAGGAGTAGACCGCTGGAACGAGATCGTGGGGAGACCCACTCTGGCGGATGCAAGTCTCGATCGCGTCGTTCACAACGCCTACCGCATCGAGCTCAAGGGTGAAAGTCTACGCAAGCACTGCGCTTCTGCTTGACCCGGATCCAGGCACCATGACATGACCAAAGTCGACCTGCGGGAATGATCTTAACCGGCCGCGGTCAAATTGGAACGGTGGCCGTTATCAGATCGGAACAAGTAGTCGCCATCGTCCGAATCCTCAGTTGATGACGCGTTCGAGCAACGCCTACGAGTTTGCCGCCCTTCTCGAACAGATCGGCGACGGCGTTCCGGATGCCGAGCAATACCAGCGCATGTCCGGCCTGGTCCTCGAATTTCCCGAGACGCGCCGGCTGGTACGAATGGACCCGTTCTCGGCTGATTATAAACAGGCGGCGCTGGAGCTCTATCTCTCCCTGCGCGGTCGCCCAGGCGAGGGCTATGTCGCGGCCCGTGACGAGGCGCCGGCCGCCCAGCTACCGGGGAATCTCTGGGCCGGCCTGGTCCCCTGGTCCTTCCGTGACGCAAGCATGGTCTCCGAGCATCTGCTCGCCTGGGGCCACATCATGTCCCATCTGAACCTGTCCAACGGCGGGTCGGTGCTGGAATATGGTCCAGGCAGCGGTCAGCTCCTGCTCATGCTGTCCCGCATGGGATATCGCGCCTTTGGCGTGGATATCGACACGGTTGCCCTGGAGGGGATCCAGGCACAATCCGCGCATCTCGGACTGGTGGTCGAGACCGAGCGCGCCGAGTTCGGTCTCGGGTTCGAAGGGCAGACCTTCGACTGCATCCTGTTCTACGAGGCGTTCCACCATGCCTTCGAGTTCGAGACGCTGCTGCTCCGCCTGCATGAACGGCTCAACCCAGGCGGACGCATCGTGCTCTGCGGCGAGCCGGTGGTGGCCAGCCCGTTCGACGGCATCCCCTATCCCTGGGGACCAAGGCTCGATGCGCTATCGGTATTCTGCATTCGCCGCTTCGGCTGGATGGAGCTCGGCTTCACCCATGACTATCTGGTGAAGATCGCCAGCCAGACAGGCTGGAACGCAACGTTTCATCGCTTCCCGGACTGCGGCCGCGCCGCGATCTATGTGCTTGAGCCGTCCCTGGGCCGAATCGACGCGTCGGCGTCCTGGCGACGGGAGCGTCCGTTGCGTCTCGCCAAGGCTTTGATGATAGGGGGACGACGGGGATTGAGGAAGTTCCGGCAAAGGTTCCGCCCTTGACCCGCTGGGACCTAGTACTGCCGATTCATTTAGAACGTCGCTTCAATTTGACGCGGGCGTCGGCGGTGTTGAACTGCCAGTCTGCCTTGGCGTGCTTTTGTTGCGGTCTTTCTTCCACACGACCAATCCCTCGCTAGACCACACTCGCAGGATAATGCATAACCGGTTATGCAATTGGGGAGCCGGACATGCCAGCCCGTACCATCCGTGACCGGCAACATCTGTTTCTCGGCAGCCGCCTCAAGCGATTGGCGGAGCGGATGCAAACCGACGTCGTGCTCGTGGCGCACCGGGCTGGCATCCCGATCCAGCCTGGCCAGTATCCCCTCCTCGTGATCCTAGAGGAGCATGGTGCGACCACGATCGGCGCACTCGCCCGGGCCATGCAGATGAGCCAGCCAGCCATCACCAAGAGTGCGGGCAAGCTGGAAGAGGCCGGGCTCGTGACGATCGGCCGCGGCGACACGGATCGGCGGCAGAGCACCGTGGCGCTGTCGCCGGCCGGCCGGGAGGCCCTCGATCGGTCGAAGCGCGATGTCTGGCCATCGGTCGAGGCCGCCGTGAAAGAGGTGACAGACGATCTCTCGGGCTCGTTCCTCGATCAGATCGCCACGATCGAGGCGAGGATGGAGGCCCGCTCGCTGAATGCCAGAGCACAGGCGCATGCGATCCCGACGCTCCAGGTGGCCGCCGATACCGACGTGCCAGCCATCGTCGCGCTGATGAACCGGGCCTACCGCGGCTCGGGGACCGAGACCGGCTGGAACAGCGAGGCGGATTATATCGCCGGCGACAGGACAAGCGAGGCGCTCCTCCGCGAGGAGTTAGAAACGAAGCCTGACGCCGCCCTCCTGGTATGGCGCACGCCGGAAGATGTCCAAGGCTGTGTCTGGCTCCAGCCGTTGAGCGAGGATGCCTGGCACATCGGGTCGCTCACGGTCGATCCGCGCATGCAGAATGCCGGCCTCGGGCGGCAACTGCTCGGCGCTTCGGAGCAATGGGTGCGAGAACGGGGCGGCCGGGCAATCCGCATGACCGTCGTGAACGTGCGCGACAGTCTGATCGCCTGGTACGCGCGACGGGGTTACCAGCCGAACGGTGAGACCGAGCCCTTCCCGTATGACGACGCCCGCTTCGGTGTTCCCAAGCGGGATGACCTCTGTTTCATCGTTCTGGAGAAGC
Proteins encoded:
- a CDS encoding GNAT family N-acetyltransferase → MREGLTPRRATRCDAAAVRELTRSAYAAWVSVIGGEPRPMTADYDVAVRDHMIDLLHRDGDLSALIEMCPESDHLLVVNVAVLPIFQGRGYGRALLGHAEEIARSIGLAEMRLYTNSRFTKTIRLYERLGYQFDHEETVPNIGIAVHMSKRLA
- the asnB gene encoding asparagine synthase (glutamine-hydrolyzing), with amino-acid sequence MCGIAGFALAHTGAPGVTVAGQPVFDSACLTSLVRALAHRGPDGTGHTMVGRVALVHTRLAIIDLNGGDQPIFAGPAALVANGEIYNDLELRKALSDVRFAGGSDCEPPLHLWLRDGGRYVESLRGMYAIAIHERGTHNLTLSRDPFGIKPLYVAELETGVAFASEPQALLAAGIAKREVRTEARNELLQLQFTTGRETIFPGIRRVLPGETIRVANGRVIDRSRIQALPEGPTEEIGETEALARLDRALEESVSLHQRADVPTGMFLSGGIDSAAVLRMMARLGNERVQAFTASFDVPEAADESEQAARLARAAGARHEVMRIDEAMVWRHLPEIVASMDDPVADYAIIPTWLLARRARRDVKVILSGEGGDELFAGYGRYRSAMRPWWRGGRAMRRRGTFDGLNVLRADVAGGRNRDWRSGIAATELSAGSGCSRLASAQASDIAEWLPHDLLLKLDRCLMAHGVEGRTPLLDPAVAAASFRLPDGLKVRRGMGKWLLRRWLETQMPEARPFAPKQGFTVPVGAWIAAQGDRLAPLVAAQGGVAEIAAPDRVLALFRNAAGRREQHAAWTLLFYALWHRTHIQGKLPSGDVFETLAG
- the ygfZ gene encoding CAF17-like 4Fe-4S cluster assembly/insertion protein YgfZ, which gives rise to MLKLAHLPARAVLSVSGEDRVPFLQGLVSNDVALAAPGRAVWAALLTPQGKYLADFFIFADTDRLLLDCERDQAPMLATRLSRFRLRSKVVVAGTGLAVSVAWDGIPDLPANAIGAPDPRLAAAGFRILSKMPMQSEANEADYDRHRLLLGLPDGTRDCEPEKTVLLEAGFDELDGISWTKGCYMGQELTARTRYRGLLKRRLVPVTSHAALPPPGTPLLHEGRDIGTMRSSSEGLGLAVLRLEHLHGTVEFGGWTMQARVPDWMRLPEPSATPA
- a CDS encoding class I SAM-dependent methyltransferase; translated protein: MTRSSNAYEFAALLEQIGDGVPDAEQYQRMSGLVLEFPETRRLVRMDPFSADYKQAALELYLSLRGRPGEGYVAARDEAPAAQLPGNLWAGLVPWSFRDASMVSEHLLAWGHIMSHLNLSNGGSVLEYGPGSGQLLLMLSRMGYRAFGVDIDTVALEGIQAQSAHLGLVVETERAEFGLGFEGQTFDCILFYEAFHHAFEFETLLLRLHERLNPGGRIVLCGEPVVASPFDGIPYPWGPRLDALSVFCIRRFGWMELGFTHDYLVKIASQTGWNATFHRFPDCGRAAIYVLEPSLGRIDASASWRRERPLRLAKALMIGGRRGLRKFRQRFRP
- a CDS encoding glycosyltransferase, which encodes MTRVAHIMAGAEAGGAELFYERLTVALGSTMEVLPVIRRNAKRAGHLRAGGLAPVELGFGGRLDLLTRPRIGHALRSFQPRVAVAWMNRAARMTPKGDWVLAGRLGGFYDLSNYARCDHLIGNTLGIVAWIREQGWAPERVHHLPNFAAEFAGFAPARPASIPADAKLVLALGRLHRNKAFDVLVRAMRHIPHAHVLIAGEGPERAALAALARAEGVTDRLHMPGWADDTGSLLAACDVLVCPSRHEPLGNVVIEGFSAGRPVVAAASQGPVELIGNGQDGVLVPLEDAAALGEALAHVLEDRGLAARLAEAGRARYQAEFAAGPVLDRWRQFLTTVEKS
- a CDS encoding glycosyltransferase family 9 protein — translated: MSERLTRILFITATRLGDAVLSTGLLDHLIRSMPDPQVTIACGPVAAGLFERMPGRTRTIIVEKRRYDLHWLSLWRACIGTRWDLAVDLRGSAVTLLLRTRGRTIMRGGRRAGHRIRHLGGALGLTPAPVPVVWTSAADDAKAASLLPSGRTLIALGPTANWAGKVWPAERFAELFAAIRQALPDALPVVLAGPGPAEHAMAQGLLDRLDEAVDLRGRLSLAEVAACLKRCQLYVGNDSGLMHLSAATGIPTLGLFGPSKASEYAPVGRQAAFVAAPGPEGDAPIAGLAVEDAVVAARALLGLA
- a CDS encoding sel1 repeat family protein — protein: MGDVFRQQQPDGLPRGSNQRAIIVSPISRKVMQMKRCYKTVWPFAMASQALLLLLNGCAAGVVQGAVAVKDMGERRIYQAAAEAGDPQAEFNLGDSWCCTVTKRADNRRHAIYSNEKATEWLCRAALQNYGPAQMELARIYAGRPFRYNVMKQAADRVFGAPEDPAVALMWAEIAETNKVDGAARLRVSLMEEATPAVQIEAAERKVSWQTSPCTWQDIMQQDGDLT
- the hisI gene encoding phosphoribosyl-AMP cyclohydrolase, with product MNQAVLAQTIDRVAFDSAGLIAAIAQQHDTGEVLMLAWMNRDALAETLETGRVCYFSRSRNKLWRKGESSGQTQRLIELRLDCDQDAVLLMVDQTGVACHTGRRSCFYNAVRDGALVSISEPDVSPDQLYPS
- a CDS encoding TetR/AcrR family transcriptional regulator; amino-acid sequence: MTGNPYAPKQQRGHQRVAAIMEAGASLFREQGYDAVTMTEIAARSGTAFGSLYRFFPSKEALADALLLRYAQHALDRLAALGARSAAMSLDELTDAFIDFMLELQTERSFAIAVIDARGGHGDKRSEFREALREGIATIVRKAFPRLTKVKSAAMAIVIMHILKGIAGTALERESVRRALTTEYRLVLRSYLASATRGATPD
- the lpxB gene encoding lipid-A-disaccharide synthase, with translation MNIVAPTIWIMAGEASGDVLGGRLIAALRRQRPDLLFRGIGGVRMTEQGLESLFPMRELAVMGLVEILPRVRSLARRLDMAVADITRTRPDLVVTIDSPGFALRLLKRISGLGIPRVHYVAPQVWAWREHRVREYPGLWERLLCLLPFEPAFFRRHGLEARFVGHPVLQSGADTGNAVRFRAAHGLDPAAPVLVLMPGSRRSEVPRLLPVFGRTLSLLAARIPGLVPVVVASPVVAETVLRATRDWPVQPIIVTELHDKHDAFAAAGAALTKSGTSTLELALAGVPMAVTYRVNPMTAAIARRLIQVPHVAMVNLLAGRQLVPELLQQDCRPDRLAETVETLLTDTEAAGAQREGFRTVLTSLSIGEEAPADAAAREILELLYQIGGNAPGE
- a CDS encoding bifunctional helix-turn-helix transcriptional regulator/GNAT family N-acetyltransferase; this encodes MPARTIRDRQHLFLGSRLKRLAERMQTDVVLVAHRAGIPIQPGQYPLLVILEEHGATTIGALARAMQMSQPAITKSAGKLEEAGLVTIGRGDTDRRQSTVALSPAGREALDRSKRDVWPSVEAAVKEVTDDLSGSFLDQIATIEARMEARSLNARAQAHAIPTLQVAADTDVPAIVALMNRAYRGSGTETGWNSEADYIAGDRTSEALLREELETKPDAALLVWRTPEDVQGCVWLQPLSEDAWHIGSLTVDPRMQNAGLGRQLLGASEQWVRERGGRAIRMTVVNVRDSLIAWYARRGYQPNGETEPFPYDDARFGVPKRDDLCFIVLEKQL